In Xanthomonas fragariae, the genomic window TCAACCATCGCTTGCTGATTGTCCGATGTGAGCGCCTCAATAGGCGACATGCCATCAAGTTCCTCGCGAGGTCGCGTCAAGGCGTAGTAGATATCCCATGTATCAACGCCACGGTGCAGACGCTTGAGTACCGCCTGCACCAAGCGGCGCTTGAACATGTTGAGTTGCCACACCGGGACCCGCTGCCCCTTGTTGCCTAACTGAATTGAAAGCAGGTTGCGAGCCTGGATCTCGTAAGTAATCCACCGCCGTGATTTGCCCGCAAGCTTGGCATAGTCCGCGACGACCAGGTTGTCGGGCCCTTCAAAAATGTCCAATACCTCCAATCGCTCTCGCTGGACCTCAGAGATCTTCGGTAGAGCGTATTCCGGCATTTGTATTGCAGAGAGCCTCTGAGTCCCGGCGCCGACTGCTGGCATCGTTTGCTCATTGGGTGCTACCAGCATGATGGGAGCGTGTTGGCCCAACGCCGGCAGCGGCGTGACCTTCTGGCCGGCAATCGTGGGAACGCCCTGAAGGTGGATGGTGAGGTGCGTGCTGGCAATCTGCACCTGATTTTGCTCGAACAGATCTAGCCGATCAGCCCAGTCCTGCATCATTAGCCGACGCTGTTCAACGTACTCGGCATGGTTGTAGGTGGCGCTGATGCGATTGGGGTCAGCATGTGAGAGTTGCGCGTCGACCCATACCTTTGGATAGCCCAATTCATTGAGTGCTGTTGAAATCGTCGCCCTGATGCCGTGACCGGTGAGACGACCGTCATAGCCCAGCCGCTTGATCGCACGGTTGACCGTGTTTTCGCTCATGCGGGCAGTGATTCGCTTCACGCCCGGGAAAAGGTAGGTCTGCGCTGGTTTGAACAGGTCGAGCATGTGCCGCACGATCTCGATGGCTTGCACAGGCAGCGGCACGATGTAGGGCGGGATGTCAGTTACGCGCTTGCGCTTCTTTTTGGTCAGCATCTTGCGCTGCTTGAGCGACATCACCGGGATGATCCACAAACCCTGTTCCAGATCGAATTGGTCCGGCGTGGCCAAACGTAGTTCGCCTGTGCGTACACCCGTCAGCAGCAACAGGCGAATGGCCAATTGGGTCATCTGCATGCCGCGGTACTTGCGAAGTGTCTGCAGAAACAGGGGTAGCTCGGGCATACGCAGGAGTGGGTTGTGCTCAACGGGCGGCAACGGCACAGCGACCACGTGTAGATCGATGGCGGGGTGCTCGACCATGCCCGGAATGACCACCATGGCGTAGTCGGCGAGTTGCTTGAGCCAGGTGCGCACCTTTTCGGCGACGGACAGTGACTCGCGTTTCTCGATCCGGCCGATCACCTCCAGTAGCACTGGACGGGTGATCTCGTAGATGGTGTAGCGTTTGAGGTAGGGGAATACATCTTTTTTGAACACGCGGCGGATCTGTTCCAGCGAACTCTGACGACCTTCTTCGAGGGTCAGTTGCCGGTGTTCCATCCACTTTTCGTAGACCGCCATGAAGGTGTTTTCGCCAGCCAACCGGATGGCCTGGCGTTTTTGCTTTCGGTCGATGCGCGGGTTGATGCCCTTGGCGACGAGGGCACGCGCCTGGTCACGAAATTCGCGCGCCTCGCGCAGAGAGAGTTCGGGATAGCTGCCAAGCGAAATCCGGGCACGTTGTCCAACCCAGGTATAGCGGAAGTGCCAGGCTTTGCCGCCAACAGGGGAAACGTAGAGGAACAAACCATCGAAGTCTGCGAGGGTGTAGGGCTTGTCGGAAGCCTTGGCTTGCCGGACGACCATATCTGTGAGCATGCGTACCAACTCCTGATGTTGCGAGTTGGATGCGATGTTTGTTCTCAGGTGGCCTGCTCTTCCAGCAACAATGCGGAACGGGTGTTCACCGCATTTTGTACCGCAAAACGTACCGATTTGTACCGGTAGTCAGTAGATTTCGCTGGACGTCACTGGACTGAAGAAGAGGGGTAATTCAGAACCAGATCAGTCACTTACAACGTTCCTTGGCGCTGGGTGGACGTCAGTGGAAAGTTGAAGTGGAGCGGGCGAAGGGAATCGAACCCTCGTCAGTAGCTTGGGAAGCTACAGCTCTACCATTGAGCTACGCCCGCGCGGCGTTGGCGGAGTTTATTCGGGTGCAGGTGTCGGACGCAATGCGCAGACGTGACCAGGGCCGGTTGCCCGGCCCTGGTGTCTTGCGTAAGTGCCATGTGCCTGTGCGTCGCGTGCTTCAGAAGTTGCCGCTGAAGTTCACGAACAAGGTGGCGTCGCGGGCGCTGCGCTGGGCGGTGGTAGTGCTCAGGCCGACGTTGCTCTGCAGGCCCCACAGGCCGGTGCGAGCACCAAGCACGACGGTCGCGTAGTTGCGATCAAAGTTCTGGCCCGGAACGGTGTACATGCCGACCTCCGGAATCGACTGCAGCCGGGCGCCGGCCTCCACGCCATCCTTGAACTCATGGTCGTAGGTGGCCTGCAGATACGGCTTGACCGGCGCACCGTCCAGACGCACCTGGAACCCGATACGGCCGACCAACGAGTCGATGTCTTGATCTGCGTAACCCAGTGCGGTGGAGCTTTGGTTGCTCTCGGTGTAGCCATCGAGCTTGAGCTTCTGCCAGGTCAAGCCGACCATCGGGCCGTACTTGACGTTGCCTTCGCCCAGCGAATAACCGGCGTTGACCGCAGCGGTGAGGTTGCTGCCGTCCGGTGAGCCGCTGTGCACGCGCGTTGCCTGCCCGAGCTGCACTTCGCGGTCGACGTCGTAGCTCAGCCAGCTGTAGCTGACCTGTGCGTTGACCCAGACCGGGCCGGTATACCAGCCGAAAAAGCCACCCAGGGTGGTGTCGTCCTGCTTGAAGCTGCCGTTGCGGTTGCCGAAGTCGGCGTCCATGCGACCGAAGCCGGTAAAGCCGCCGAACACTAGGTTACCGGCGCTCCAATCCACACCGAACAGACCGGCCGGCGCCATGCCGTCGTACAGATCGGCGTGGGCGTAGCGCTGCATGTCGCCACGCACGCTGCCCCACCAACGCAGGCCATCGGCGCCCGGCTTGCCGTCGAGATGCCACGCCACCTGGTCGGCGCGCGCACGACCGCCGGCTTGTGCGGAATGCGTTAGCAGCTGCTGCAAACGCGGCGCTTCCAGCAGCGAGATGGCGTACTGGCCCAGGATCTGGTGGGCGGCGGTGGTCGGGTGGACACCGTCGGAAAACACATACGTGGTCGCTGCATCGGCAGCGACCAGGCTAGTCGGGTTACATGCCGGTAGTGCCACGGCCGGATTGCACGCGGTGCTGGTGACGTTGCTGAAGCCGTAGGTGCCCGGGCTGGCCGCCACTTCCTGCAGGATGTGGAAGGTGTCGACCGGAATCACCCGCAGGCCGGCCGAACGCAGGCCGTTGAACAGTGCGGTGTTGTAGGCGGTCGCGGCGGAAGTGCCCTGTGCCATGGCGGCGGCACCGCCGGCACGGAAGCGCGGGGCGATGCCCACGTCCGGAATGGTCGGCACCATGACGTAACGCGCGCCGGCAGCCTGCAAGGCACCGACCGCACCGACCTGTGCGGCGACCGCGTTGCCGATGATGGTCTGTGCCTGCGCCGGTGCTGCAGCGGCAGCCAGCAGGTCGTTGGCGCCGCCCCACACGGTATAGAGCGCGTTCGGGTTGGCCTGGCCACCGTTGGCGGTCAAATAGGTGTTGATCTGGCTGGTCACCGAGGGCGCAGCGCCGAGTTGGCTGGTCGAACCGGCCTGGATGCGGGCACCGCCGGCAGCGTAGTTGTCGCCGGTCTGGCCATTGCCGTTGGGCGCGGCATTGGTGCCGAAGTGGTCGGCCACATACTCGGCCCAGACCCAGCCTGGGTTAGTCGTGAACTTGCCAGTGACCGCGCGCGAGGCGGCCGGCAGTAGCGGGCTGTAATAACCGCTGTCGGTGAGGCTGTCACCGAAGAACACGGTCTGGTCGAATGCAGACGCGGCCATGGCCGGGCTGGCCGCCAGGGCAATGGTCACCGCCATCAGGGAACGAATCGGACGAAGGGTTGAAGCCATGGAAATGCCTACTCAAGATGGAGTGGAACTGACCCGGACCCGCACACGTACGCCAACAAATGGCACGTGGTTTCACCGGCGCCGCCCGCGCTTACGCTGCATTGCCGCGTAACGCAAAAACGCGCTCCGTAGCGGCACGCGATGCAACAATGATGGCATGAACATCAAACTCAACGGTAGCCCGCGCGACATTCCTGAAAACTTGCTACTGGCCAGCTTGCTGGAGCAGGAAGGCTTGGCACAACGACGCGTCGCGGTCGAAGTTAATGGCGAAATCGTGTCGCGTGGACGGCATGCCACCCACCATCTACGCGAGGGCGATGTAGTGGAGATCGTGCACGCGCTGGGCGGCGGTTGATGCCGCGCGCAGATCGGCGCATTTGCGCCCGATCGGTGATAATTGCCCGATGACGAATCCCGCCCCCTCAGATGCGCTGGTCATCGCCGGCAAACCGTATCGCTCGCGCCTGCTGACCGGCACCGGCAAGTTCAAGGATCTGGACGAAACCCGCCTGGCCACAGAAGCGGCTGCTGCGCAGATCATCACCGTGGCGATCCGCCGGGTGAACATCGGCCAGGACCCGAACGCACCCAGCCTGCTCGACGTGCTGCCGCCGAATCGCTATACGCTGCTGCCCAACACCGCCGGCTGTTACACCGCCGACGATGCAGTGCGCACCTGCCGGCTGGCGCGCGAGCTGCTGGACGGCCACAACCTCACCAAGCTGGAAGTGCTCGGCGACGAGCGCACGCTGTACCCGGACGTGGTGCAGACCCTCAAGGCCGCCGAGCAACTGGTCGCCGATGGCTTCGAAGTGATGGTTTATACCTCAGACGATCCGATCCTGGCCAAGCGGCTGGAAGAGATCGGCTGCGTGGCGGTGATGCCGCTGGCCGCGCCGATCGGCTCGGGCCTGGGCATCCAGAATAAGTACAACCTGCTGGAAATCATCGAAAATGCCAAGGTGCCGATCATTGTTGACGCCGGCGTTGGCACGGCCTCCGATGCGGCGATCGCGATGGAGCTGGGCTGCGACGGCGTACTGATGAATACCGCCATTGCCGGAGCGCGCAATCCGATTCTGATGGCGAGTGCGATGCGCAAGGCGATCGAGGCGGGGCGCGAGGCGTTTCTGGCCGGGCGGATTCCACGCAAGCGGTATGCGTCGGCATCCAGTCCGATCGATGGTGTGATTGGATGAGTGGGTGTTTTGAATTGGCGTTGTATTCGATGAGGTGTGATTGGCATTGCCTCGTGTCGGATGCTGCCGTTGCTCGACTGCGCGCGTCTGCGGGCGCACCCTCACGCCAACCCATCTCTCGTTGGAGAGGGGCTTTTATCGTCTGACATGACCGACTTTCATGACTGATCCTTTCACCAGCGCCGGCGCCAAGATGCCGCCCAAGCCCTTCACCATCGAAGAGGGGCGCCGGCAGGTGCGTAGCTTCGTGTTGCGCCAGGGCCGCTTCACATCGGCGCAGCAGCGTGCGTTCGATGCGTTGTGGCCGCGCTTCGGCCTGGACTACACCGGCACGCCGCGCGATCTGGATGCGGCCTTCGGCCGTGCGGCGCCCAGGGTACTGGAGATTGGTTTTGGCAATGGTGCAGCGTTGCGCTTTGCCGCGCAGCAAGATCCCAGCCGCGATTACATCGGCATCGAGGTGCATGCACCAGGGGTCGGCCGGCTGCTCAATGCCTTGGACGACGATGGCAGCACGCATGTACGCCTGTATCACCACGATGCGGTAGAAGTGCTCGCGCATGAGATAGCCGATGGCGCCCTGGACGAAGTGCGCATCTATTTCCCGGATCCATGGCATAAAAAGCGCCACAACAAGCGCCGTCTGATCCAGCCTGCGTTTGCGCAACTGCTGGTGCGCAAGCTGCGCGATGGCGGCCGCTTGCACACGGCCACCGACTGGGCCGACTACGCCGAGCAAATGTGGGACGTGCTCGACGCCACCGCCGGCCTGGTCAATCGCGCCGGCCCACGCGGCCACGTCGAACGCCCCGCCTGGCGCCCGCAGACCCACTTCGAAAGCCGCGGCCAGAAACTCGGCCATGGCGTGTGGGATCTGCTGCACGACCGCGATTCGGGAGGGGGGATTCGGGATTTGTAAAAGCGCTTCCCCGCATACTGAACGCCGTCGTCGCCTTACGCATCCCCACTTCCGAATCCCTGCCCCCAATGGACACCGCGCTGACGCTGACCACTGATATGAAGCTCGTCCTCGGGCTGGTAGGTTTCACGATGGCGATGTTTTTGTTCGAGCGTATCCGCGCCGACGTGGTGGCGTTGATCGTGTTGGTGGTGTTGGGTGTCACCGGGCTGGTTGCGCCGGAAGAACTGTTCGGTGGTTTTTCTGGTAATGCGGTAATGAGCATCATCGCTACCACCATTCTGGGCGCGGGGCTGGAGCGCACCGGTGCGTTGAATCGGTTGGCGACCTGGTTGCTGCGGCGTTCGCATGGCAGCGAACAACGCTTGATGATGATGACATTGGCCATCTCCGGCTTGAACTCGTCGTTCATGCAGAACCCGTCGGTGATGGCCTTGTATCTGCCAGTCGCCTCACGGCTGGCCACACGCACCGGCCTCACCTTGCAGCGCATGTTGCTGCCGATCGCCGCAGCCATTGTGATGGGCGGTGCGCTCACCATGGTGGGTAATTCGCCGCTGATCCTGCTCAACGATCTGCTGGTCTCGGCCAACAACAACCTGCCCTCGGGCATGGCCAGCATCGAGCCGTTAACGATGTTCGCGCCGCTGCCCATCGGTGTGGCGTTGCTGATCGCGGCACTGCTGTACTTCCGTTTTTACGGCGACCGCAAGCTGATGGAAGAAGAGCGATTGATCAACGAAGGCGTCACGCCATCGCGCACCGAAAGCTATTTCGCCAAGACCTACGGCATCGAGGGCGACGTGTTCGAACTCATCGTCACCGCCGAAAGCCCGTTGGTCGGCATGACTCTGGGCGAAGCCGAAGCGCTGCACGATGCGCCTCTGCTACTTGCGCTCAAGACCGGGAACGACACCCGCCTGGCGCCGCCGGCCGACATGCGCATCTGGGTCGGCAGCGTGCTCGGTGCGATGGGGCCGCGCCAGGAAGTGGCCGATTTTGCGCAAAACCAATTTCTGCGCATGTCCTCGCGCCTGCGCAACCTGGGCGATTTGTTCAACCCCAGCCTGGCCGGTATTTCCGAGGCGCTGATCCCGCCCAACTCGCGGCTGATCGGCAAGAGCGCCGGCGAATTGCGCCTGCGCAAGCAAAGCGGCATCAGCCTGCTGGCGATCAACCGCGACAAACAGGTGATACGCGAGGACGTACGTAACGTGCCGCTGCGTGCCGGCGACATGCTGGTCTTCCACAGTATCTGGCAGGATCTGGCGCAGGCGGCGGAAAGCCACGACTTCGTGCCGGTCACCGACTTTCCCAAAGGCGAGCAGCGCCCGCACAAATTCAAGATCGCGATGGCGATCTTCGCCTTCACCATCCTAGTCGCGCTCACCTCGCACTTGCCGGTGGCGTTGACGCTGATGACCGGCGTGGCCTGCATGCTGGTCAGCGGCGTGTTGCACATGGATGAGGCCTATGCGTCGATCAACTGGAAGACCATCTTCATGATGGCCGGGCTGATTCCGCTCGGCTGGGCGATGGACAGCAGCGGCACTGCAGCCTGGGTGGCCGGCCACACCATCGACCGCCTGCCCGAAGGCATCCCGGTGTGGGTGCTGGAAATCAGCCTGGCGTTGCTGACTACCGCGTTCTCGCTGGTGATCAGCCATGTCGGCGCGACCATCGTGATGGTGCCGATCGCGGTCAATCTGGCGCTGGCGGCCAATGGCAATCCGACTGCGTTCGGACTGATCGTGGCGTTGTCGGCATCCAACAATCTGATGACCGCGTCCAACCCAGTGATCTCGATGGTGGCTGGCCCGGCCAACTATCAACCGCGCGCGTTGTGGCGCGTGGGCGCGCCGCTGTCGCTGATCTACATCGTGGTGATGGTGTCGATGATCAACCTGATGTTCTGGTGGGCGGCACGCTGAGTCGGCGTCTTGATCGGCAGTAGCGGCAGGCGCGAATGTGTGCGCAGATGGATGATCGACATCCATTCATATCGGCAACCTATCCAAGCAATACGTGCTCTCCCTCAATGCGCACCGGCACCGTCAGCAGCGATTGACCGCGGCACGGGCCGCTGATGCATTCACCACTGCTAAGCTCGAATGCAGCGCCGTGCGCGGCGCAGACCAAGTGGCCCCCCTTGGTCTTGAGGAACTGTCCCGGCGCCCAATCCAGGCGGCGGCCAGCATGCGGGCAGATTTCAACCAGGCACGCACCTGCGCGCCTTCGCGATACAGCAACAGCGACTCGACGCAGCCATTCCACACTGCGTCGACTTCCGGAATCCGGCGTCGGGAATCTGCGCCAACTCGGCGAGCGTGGTGGGCGATGACGAGGACATGGAGGCTGCTGATCAGCGATGGATCTCGATTGTGGCATGCGTCTTTCGCGCTCAATGCGAAGCGGCTGCGGCACGGCAAGCGCGCGTGCCGGAGAAAATACGCCCTGCCTGCAACCGGCCACAACAAAAAATGGCCTGTCTGATCTGCGCAGGATACGTAATCCCTCTAGCAGAGTGAAGATTAACTTAACGAACTTTTCACTCAAAGACATGAAACCGCAACGATACTGCGAGATTGTTTCCTGCCCGGCAGCCCACCGCCATGCCTGCACGCATCTCCCATTTCGGCAACCTCCACCATCTGTTTGCGCCGCGCAAGCCACGTCACCCGTTGGTGCGCGTCGCCGCCGGCTTGGCTGGTCTGGCCATCCTTGCGGTATTGATTTTCTTCAGCGTGTTCGTTGGCGCGGCGATGATCCTAGGCGGCATCGCCTGGAAGGTGTTGAGCAAGTCTAACCGCCGCACGCCACAACAGACGCGCGTGGTCGAGGCCGACTACCACGTGGTGCGCAAGTCCGCGTTGCCGTTGTCGAACTGAGCGACGCTGCGCGCATGGCGGTTCCGTCATAGACAACCAAATGCATATCCAGCCAAACGGCTAGACTAACGCGTCCGGTTTCTTGAGGATGCACGCATGACCCACGATGTGTTTCCCGCCGCCGATGTTCCGCGTATTCCGATGGTTGGTGGCGGCAGCTTTCCGGTGCATCGCATCTACTGTGTTGGCCGCAACTTTGCCGACCACGCGCGCGAGATGGGCGCCACTGCGCCGGTATCGAAAGCCGAGCGCGGCCAGCCGACCTTTTTCATGAAGCCTGCCGATGCGATCGTGGTTGGTCACGGCGACCACATCCCCTACCCGCCCGGCACCAAGGAACTGCACCACGAAGTGGAGCTGGTGGTGGCATTGGGCTGCGATGCGCCCGCAGGCGAGTTGCCGGTGGACCAGGCCGAGCGCTTGATCTACGGCTACGGTGTGGGCCTGGACCTGACTCGCCGCGATTTGCAGGCGGCTGCCAAGGCCAAAGGCCTGCCATGGGATATCGCCAAGGGCTTCGATCGTTCCGCGCCGATCAGCGAGTTGGTACATGCCGGCGAAGTCGGTGCACTGGAGGCGTTGAACCTGTCGCTGGAGGTCAATGGCCAGGTGCGTCAGCAGTCGTTGCTGGATCAGATGATCTGGAACGTGCCGGAGATCCTGCATGAGCTCTCCAAACTCTATGCGTTACGCGCAGGCGATCTGATTTTCATGGGCACACCGGCCGGTGTCGGTCCGTTGCTGCCTGGCGATCAATTCAGTGCCCGCCTGGAAAACGTCGCCGAGCGCCACGGCATCATCGCGGGCTGACATCGGACCCGCTACGATCTTGCCGCGGCAGTCGGTCCGCGACCGCATCTGGAGTGCGATATGGGAATGGTCAGCGAATTCAAGCAATTCGCGATGCGCGGCAACGTCATCGACCTGGCGGTCGGTGTGGTCATCGGTGCGGCGTTCGGCAAGATCATCACCGCGCTGGTGGAGAAGATCATCATGCCGCCGATCGGTTGGGCCATCGGCAATGTGGATTTCTCGCGCTTGGCGTGGGTGCTCAAGCCAGCCGGCGTGGATGCCACCGGCAAGGAAATCCCGGCGGTCGCCATCGGCTATGGCGATTTCATCAACACCGTTGTGCAGTTCCTGATCATTGCCTTTGCGATCTTCCTGGTCGTCAAGTTGGTTAACCGCATCACCCAGCGCAAGCCGGATGCACCGAAAGGCCCAAGCGAAGAAGTGCTGTTGCTGCGTGAGATTCGCGACTCGCTCAAGAACGACACGCTCAAGCCGCCGGGCGCGCTGTAAACAGATATAGCAAGCGAACATATCCAAAGTCGTCACGACGTCGCGCAGAAGGGTGACGTTTCGCACGCGGACGGCGGACCTCGCGCCGATAAGTTCTTGGTAGTGCGGTGCCCAAGCGCGCCATCCGCTTGGTGGCCTTCGCCAACGAAGAGCAAGGCGAGTACGGCGGTAAGGCGCATGCCGCTTACGTACGGCAAGGATGCCAAGGATCTGGCGCTGCACCAGATCGGCGCAGAGAACAACTTCGGTGTCGGGCGCATTCATGCGTTCAACACCGGCTCTGCGGCGGCGGAAGCCTCGCGCGCGGCGACGCAGAAGATTGCCGAGGTGCTCGCACCGCCAAGCATCGCGTATGCCTCAATGGCAGCCAAGTGCTGGTAAAAAAATGCGGCGCCATCCGCAGCCAACGTGCTGCCGCCGAAGGTCTACTCGCTGCCGGCGTGGACAGCGTGATCCTGCCGCCGCCGTTGGTTCCAGTCCATTGGGAATGGCGACCTGATCAAGGAGATGTTCAATCGTTCCTGCCCTGGCACATTGGTGGAGCGCAACACGCGTTTTGTCGTGCTGTGCCGGATGGATGGCTGCACGGCCGCAGATGCACTGGAAGGATTTACCCGCTAGATGAAGACGCTTCCCGCATCGATGCGAATGCGCCTGCCTTACGATCGCAAGAGTGTGCATGACCGGCAACACGGCCTCCGCTTGCCGCATTGCGCTTGGCGTGTGCCTGATGTCACGCCATGGAGGTTTGCCTCTGGCTGCGCGTTGGCAACCGCGAGCATCACCCACACCTGCATACTGACGGTATTGCCCTGCATTGTGCGCCACGTGCAGGCAGTCTCGTTCCGGCGCCAGGAAAAAACACGCATGACCTTCCGTTTCAACCGAGCGATGTCGATCGCCCGCCCTATTGCTGCGCTCTTCGTTTGCGCAATCGCTCCCGCCAGCGTTGCAGCCACGCTGCTGCCGCCCTCGATTTCGGCAATCCGCGATCGCAACATCGATACGCTGATGCCGCCGTTGCTGCGGACGCCGGCAACTGCGCGCGTGGCGGCCGGCCAAGCCGACACCGTACAACGCAGCACCACCTCGGCGTCGCGCGCATTCCCGCAGGTTACGCGCGATTTCAAGCAGTTTCTGGATGCGCAGGCGCAAGTCAGTTACGCCACGCGTGACGCAACGTCCAAGGTCGCCGATCAGACCGCGTTCGCCGAAATGCAACGCTATCTGTTCAATCGCTACAACGGGCTGACCGTGGTCAGCAGCTTGCACCAGGGCACGCAGGTGTTCGACTGCATTCCTCAGGCACAGCAACCGGGTCTACGCAACGACAGCCATATCGCGCAGCCGCCAAACATCGCGTCATTCAAGACACCAAGCGGATCGGGCTCAGTTCCACAGCGCTGCGCTGCAGGAACGATCCCGTTGCAGCGTATTGGAATTACTGATCTCACCCGCCATGCGGACTTGAACGCCTTTCTGCATGCAAACGCACGGCCTGTCTCTGCTGCGCCAGCGGCAGTTGCCCCTGCCGCAGCGTCCGACACGCATTTCTATTCCTCCGTCTTCCTGGATACCGCCGGCACATCAGTCACAGGCGCAGGGGCCGACATCAATCTGTGGGCGCCTGCATTACGCAATGCCGACGAGATGCAAACCATCAGCCAGATATGGATCGTTGGTGAAAGCGCAAGCAAGCAAACGCAAACGCTTGAAGTAGGCTGGGAGATACAACCTGCCGCGGGCTGGGGCAACAAGCCGATCATCTTCGTGTATTCCACCCAGGACGGGTACGTCAAGACCGGTTGCCATAATCTGGATTGCAGCGATTTCGTGCAGACCAGCACACAACATGTCTTAGGCGCTCAACCAGCCGCCGGATTCAGTACTGCAGGCAGCAAGCAGACCATGCTAGGCGTGGAGTTTCAACGCAACACAGACGGCAACTGGTGGCTGCGCCTGGATGGCGAGTGGATTGGCTATTACAATGCGGCGTTGTATTCGGGCGATCTAGCCAATGGGCGTGTTGCGTATGTGAGCGCAGGTGGCGAAATCTCGACCGATAGCGGTGCGGCGAGTCCGCGCATGGGGAGTTGCCAGTTCGCAGCAGCAGGCTATCGCCAGGCCGCGTTCCAGGCCAACCACTTCTACCGCGATGCGGCAATGACAGCCCATCCCGTGCAGCGCCTGTCTTCGCTGGATGTGTTGCGCCCGTCGTGCTACACGCTGGCGATTGCAGGCTACGCCTATCCGTATGCATTGAGCGCAGGCATCACCCGCACCACGTTGTCGCCGGAAATGCAGAACGGTGGCTTCTACTTCGGTGGGCCGGCTGCGCACGTTGAGTTGAGTTGATCGTGCGTACTGTTTGAGTGCGCGCGATCCACTATAGCAAATCCACGCCTGCACACACGGCAAGACGTGCATCCTTGAGGTGTTGCATTCCACTGGCAGTGAACCGCAATGCCGCCGCGTGTATGGGCGCAAACACCGGCCATGACGGCAAGCCCTTGGCATTCGGGTTGCCACGCTGCACGAACGCAGCCCAATAACGCTGCAGACTCACCGGCAGTTGGCCGGCCGGAAATCCTTGAACAGGAACGGCAGCTCGGCGCTATGCGTCACCTGGCCGCCCGGCGCGGCGTTATCCAGTCGCCCCTGAAAAACCCCAACCACCCAACGACCGCAAGGCCTTGATGTCTGCACCGGCGTGCCAGAACTACCAGTGTTCGCTACGCTGAAGGCTGGTTTCTGGCAATTTTCACTCATGCGTACACGCCGTCCTGCTGCCGAGCACATGCCTGCCGACGAGTTGTTTCGTTCGCGGCTGGAGAACCAGATCGATCTGCGTCATCCGCTGGCGCGGCTGAGCCAACGGATGCCGTGGACGGCGTTGGAGCAAGCACTTTCATCGCGCTTGCCGGCCACCCAGGCCGGTGGCGGTCGGCCGGCATTGCCGGTGCGACTGATTGCCGGTTTGCTCTACCTCAAACACGCCTACGACCTGTCCGATGAAGCGGTGTGCGAGCGCTGGTTGGAGAATCCGTACTGGCAGTTCTTCACCGGTGAGGTCGTGTTCCAGACGCGTTTGCCGTGCGATGCCAGCTCGCTGACGCGCTGGCGGTAGCGCCTGGGTGAGGCCGGGATGGAAGAGCTGCTGGCGCACACCATCAACGCCGCGCATGCGATGCAGGCGGTGGACGCACGCGAGTTGTCGCGGGTGATCGTGGACACCACGGTGCAGGAAAAGGCGATCGCCTATCCGACCGACAGC contains:
- a CDS encoding fumarylacetoacetate hydrolase family protein; the protein is MTHDVFPAADVPRIPMVGGGSFPVHRIYCVGRNFADHAREMGATAPVSKAERGQPTFFMKPADAIVVGHGDHIPYPPGTKELHHEVELVVALGCDAPAGELPVDQAERLIYGYGVGLDLTRRDLQAAAKAKGLPWDIAKGFDRSAPISELVHAGEVGALEALNLSLEVNGQVRQQSLLDQMIWNVPEILHELSKLYALRAGDLIFMGTPAGVGPLLPGDQFSARLENVAERHGIIAG
- the mscL gene encoding large-conductance mechanosensitive channel protein MscL codes for the protein MGMVSEFKQFAMRGNVIDLAVGVVIGAAFGKIITALVEKIIMPPIGWAIGNVDFSRLAWVLKPAGVDATGKEIPAVAIGYGDFINTVVQFLIIAFAIFLVVKLVNRITQRKPDAPKGPSEEVLLLREIRDSLKNDTLKPPGAL
- a CDS encoding SLC13 family permease translates to MDTALTLTTDMKLVLGLVGFTMAMFLFERIRADVVALIVLVVLGVTGLVAPEELFGGFSGNAVMSIIATTILGAGLERTGALNRLATWLLRRSHGSEQRLMMMTLAISGLNSSFMQNPSVMALYLPVASRLATRTGLTLQRMLLPIAAAIVMGGALTMVGNSPLILLNDLLVSANNNLPSGMASIEPLTMFAPLPIGVALLIAALLYFRFYGDRKLMEEERLINEGVTPSRTESYFAKTYGIEGDVFELIVTAESPLVGMTLGEAEALHDAPLLLALKTGNDTRLAPPADMRIWVGSVLGAMGPRQEVADFAQNQFLRMSSRLRNLGDLFNPSLAGISEALIPPNSRLIGKSAGELRLRKQSGISLLAINRDKQVIREDVRNVPLRAGDMLVFHSIWQDLAQAAESHDFVPVTDFPKGEQRPHKFKIAMAIFAFTILVALTSHLPVALTLMTGVACMLVSGVLHMDEAYASINWKTIFMMAGLIPLGWAMDSSGTAAWVAGHTIDRLPEGIPVWVLEISLALLTTAFSLVISHVGATIVMVPIAVNLALAANGNPTAFGLIVALSASNNLMTASNPVISMVAGPANYQPRALWRVGAPLSLIYIVVMVSMINLMFWWAAR
- a CDS encoding neprosin family prolyl endopeptidase, with translation MTFRFNRAMSIARPIAALFVCAIAPASVAATLLPPSISAIRDRNIDTLMPPLLRTPATARVAAGQADTVQRSTTSASRAFPQVTRDFKQFLDAQAQVSYATRDATSKVADQTAFAEMQRYLFNRYNGLTVVSSLHQGTQVFDCIPQAQQPGLRNDSHIAQPPNIASFKTPSGSGSVPQRCAAGTIPLQRIGITDLTRHADLNAFLHANARPVSAAPAAVAPAAASDTHFYSSVFLDTAGTSVTGAGADINLWAPALRNADEMQTISQIWIVGESASKQTQTLEVGWEIQPAAGWGNKPIIFVYSTQDGYVKTGCHNLDCSDFVQTSTQHVLGAQPAAGFSTAGSKQTMLGVEFQRNTDGNWWLRLDGEWIGYYNAALYSGDLANGRVAYVSAGGEISTDSGAASPRMGSCQFAAAGYRQAAFQANHFYRDAAMTAHPVQRLSSLDVLRPSCYTLAIAGYAYPYALSAGITRTTLSPEMQNGGFYFGGPAAHVELS